In Spirosoma sp. KUDC1026, the sequence AGGTCGGATGACCAATCGCCAGAACGTCATTGGTAAAGAAATTCTGAAAGAAATCCGGAAACGTATCGGCTTTCTGCTCGACATCGGCCTCGACTACCTGACGCTTGATCGGTCGTTACGTACGTTGTCGGGCGGTGAAGCCCAACGCATCCGGCTGGCTACCCAGATCGGTACGCAGCTCGTCGGGGTTCTCTACATTATGGACGAACCTAGCATCGGGCTGCACCAGCGCGACAACGTCAAGCTGATTGATTCGCTGAAGAACCTTCGCGACCTGGGCAACACGGTGCTGGTTGTTGAGCATGATAAGGACATGATGCTCGAATCTGATTTCATCCTGGACATCGGCCCCGGTGCGGGTCGGCACGGGGGTCAGGTGGTCGGCATTGGTACGCCGGAAGAATTTCTGAAAAACGGCAGTACAACGGCGGCTTACCTCAGCGGCCGACGGGCCATTGCCGTTCCCACCGAGCGCCGGAAAGGAAATGGTAAATTCATCGTCATTAAAAACGCCACGGGCCACAACCTGAAGAACGTAACGCTTCGGCTACCACTTGGGCGGATGGTAACGATTACGGGCGTATCGGGCAGCGGCAAATCGTCGCTGATCCACGAAACGCTGTTCCCTGTCCTGAACCAGCATTTTTACAAATCGAAGCGCGAACCGCTACCGTTCAAAACGGTTGAAGGGCTGGAGCATATCGACAAAGTCATAGAAGTAGACCAGTCCCCCATTGGCCGGACACCCCGGTCTAACCCGGCGACGTACACGGGCATGTTCTCGGAAATTCGAACACTGTTTGCCGAGTTGCCCGAATCGAAAATCCGGGGTTACAAACCGGGTCGGTTCTCGTTCAACGTCAAGGGTGGCCGCTGCGAAGACTGCGAGGGCGCGGGCATGAAAAAGATCGAGATGGAGTTTCTGCCGGATGTGCACGTGGTGTGCGAAACCTGCAAAGGCAAACGTTTCAACCGAGAAACGCTGGAAGTCCGGTTCAAAGGCAAATCCATTGCCGACGTACTGGACATGACGGTGGAGCAGGCCCTGGAATTCTTCGCCAGCCAACCCAAGATTCTGCGTAAAGTAACAACGCTGAACGATGTGGGGCTGGGTTACATTACGCTGGGCCAGCACGCAACTACGTTATCGGGCGGTGAAGCGCAGCGCGTCAAACTGGCCGAAGAGCTGTCAAAGAAAGACACTGGAAAGACGCTATACATTCTTGATGAGCCAACGACAGGGCTGCACTTCCAGGACATTGCGCACCTGCTCGACGTCCTGAACAAGCTAACCGACAAAGGCAACACGGTCCTGATCATTGAACACAATCTGGACGTGATCAAAGTCTCCGATCACCTGATTGATCTGGGGCCGGAAGGGGGTAACAAAGGCGGCCAAATCATCGCCGAGGGTTCCCCCGAAAAAGTGGCCCAAGTCAAAGGCAGCTATACCGGTAAGTTCCTGAAGATGGAGTTGGAGAACAGCTAGTAATCAGATAGGTCTATAGCGTATATCACGGAGATTTGCCAGAACAGACAACTCATTTACAGTATTTTAACTACGAAAATTTTTATCATTCCGACGTTAGGAGGAATCTTCAGTAGTGATTAGATTTTACTAGTATCGGAGATTCCTCCTAACGTCGGAATGACAGAAATTAGTCATCCGCAGCTCACGTTGCTTACCTAATCGGGGCCCTCAAATCAATTTGAGGGCCCCGATT encodes:
- the uvrA gene encoding excinuclease ABC subunit UvrA, with the translated sequence MIDEKATGQQAGLSDIDLTGYEHIEVLGAREHNLKDIDVTIPRNKLVVVTGISGSGKSSLAFDTIYAEGQRRYLESFSAYARSFIGNMERPDVDKINGLSPVISIEQKTTSKNPRSTVGTTTEIYDFLRLLYARAGEAFSYVTGRKMERQSQDQIIDTILEQYAGQKLTLLAPVIKGRKGHYRELFVQIAKMGYTKVRVDGTVQDIVPKMQLDRYKIHDIEIVIDRIVPKPEDRYRLSQSVQTALKQGKGAMQMLDGSGALVYFSQNLMDPESGISYDEPSPNSFSFNSPYGACPVCNGLGVIEEITEESIIPDKSLSISRGAIAPLGEYRELWIFREIEALLKRNKLNLSTPVAKFPEAVLNVLLYGADEEETSAPKKGKAEPPAPRFEGIISFLKRQQENSTDKIQEWLKDFMVVKTCPECQGARLRKESLYFRIDQKNISELARMDISELTTWFTGLEGRMTNRQNVIGKEILKEIRKRIGFLLDIGLDYLTLDRSLRTLSGGEAQRIRLATQIGTQLVGVLYIMDEPSIGLHQRDNVKLIDSLKNLRDLGNTVLVVEHDKDMMLESDFILDIGPGAGRHGGQVVGIGTPEEFLKNGSTTAAYLSGRRAIAVPTERRKGNGKFIVIKNATGHNLKNVTLRLPLGRMVTITGVSGSGKSSLIHETLFPVLNQHFYKSKREPLPFKTVEGLEHIDKVIEVDQSPIGRTPRSNPATYTGMFSEIRTLFAELPESKIRGYKPGRFSFNVKGGRCEDCEGAGMKKIEMEFLPDVHVVCETCKGKRFNRETLEVRFKGKSIADVLDMTVEQALEFFASQPKILRKVTTLNDVGLGYITLGQHATTLSGGEAQRVKLAEELSKKDTGKTLYILDEPTTGLHFQDIAHLLDVLNKLTDKGNTVLIIEHNLDVIKVSDHLIDLGPEGGNKGGQIIAEGSPEKVAQVKGSYTGKFLKMELENS